DNA from Bacteroidota bacterium:
CATGTAAACCAACAGGCCACTCAAATTGTGTTTTTTATTAAAAGTATTGTTATAATTCAACATAGATTCCATATAAAAACTGGAGGTCAGCGTTTTGGTTCCTTCGCTGTAGCCAAGGTATTCCGTACCTGTTGCATCATTGAGGGCGGACAATTGATAAGTACCCTGAGTCAAATCATAAGAACTCAAGGTATAATAGTAGGGATTATAATAACGGCTTACATCGAAATAAGAGCTTCGATTTGTATTCATCATCGCCCTGACAGAAAGTCCTTTGGTAATAAAAGACAAATCCTGCTTCGCTTCTAATTGGGCCACCATCAGAGAATTGGAATAATCCTTATATCCTTTCGTCATATCTGCATAAGGATTAATATACTGGCCCACATCATAATTTCCAAACAAGATATGATTCACATATTTATACTGTTCATTAACCGGATAATAGGCAGGGAATAAAACCGGATTTGCCTTCATGACTTTGGTATACATGGCAGCACCTCCATCTATAGGCCCCTGATAATCATCGAAGGTTCCGCTCAACCGAACAATCATTTCGGTCGTCTTGGTGACGTTAATAGTCACATTGCTTCGTAACGTATAGGTTTTCAGGTCTATATTATTGTTGAAATTATTCCGTTTGTCCACTTTCATAATCCCGTTGTCTTTGTCAAAGGATCCGGACACAAAGTATTTGGCAATATCACCGCCCCCACTTACATTTAAAGTTGCCCTTTGCACCGACGTATAATTCTTGAACATGATTTTTTTCCAATCATTAGCAGGATAAATAATAGACTGCAGTGTAGGATTAATGCTTATGTTTTCATTGGAAGGATTAAGCTCGGCGGCAGTATTGGCTATTTTCTCATCAGAATATAAAACCACCCCCAAAGGATTTCGGGTAAGAATAGCTTCATTGGACATCTTCATATAAGTAACCGGATCGGCCAACTGAACATTTTGGGTTGGAGAGGAAAAAGAATTTTCCACCCTAAAGGAAAATTTGGCTTTTCCTTCCTTTCCCTGCTTGGTAGATACCAATATAACGCCATTGGCGCCCCGGGCTCCGTATAAGGCAGTTGAAGTTGCATCTTTCATAATGGAGAAGCTTTCAATATCTTCAGGGGTCAGCCTTGCCAAATCCTTTGTGGTTGATTCC
Protein-coding regions in this window:
- a CDS encoding SusC/RagA family TonB-linked outer membrane protein, with protein sequence MKIITQKVLMKKRITEVIRMLKILPFLFLFPILSVVSTTSYALSSSKLLVKFKVSGTVVSAKSSEPLIGASVKEKGNNNNAAITDINGGFTITLSSPTAILEVSYIGFEKQEVPVENRNQITIRLVESEKTLDEVVVVAFGTQKRTDLVGSVTSIKMSDLKVPASNLTQALAGRVAGVIAYQRSGEPGQDNADFFIRGVTTFGYKTSPLILIDGMESTTKDLARLTPEDIESFSIMKDATSTALYGARGANGVILVSTKQGKEGKAKFSFRVENSFSSPTQNVQLADPVTYMKMSNEAILTRNPLGVVLYSDEKIANTAAELNPSNENISINPTLQSIIYPANDWKKIMFKNYTSVQRATLNVSGGGDIAKYFVSGSFDKDNGIMKVDKRNNFNNNIDLKTYTLRSNVTINVTKTTEMIVRLSGTFDDYQGPIDGGAAMYTKVMKANPVLFPAYYPVNEQYKYVNHILFGNYDVGQYINPYADMTKGYKDYSNSLMVAQLEAKQDLSFITKGLSVRAMMNTNRSSYFDVSRYYNPYYYTLSSYDLTQGTYQLSALNDATGTEYLGYSEGTKTLTSSFYMESMLNYNNTFNKKHNLSGLLVYM